A DNA window from Rhizobium jaguaris contains the following coding sequences:
- the infB gene encoding translation initiation factor IF-2 gives MTDSKDDKTLSVSGKKTLTLKPSGVNQGTVRQDMGRGRTKAVVVETRKRRPLRPEDEKPMITPTTAAAATASVTRVAEPTPQPPRPPQPAPRIHQPGGQQQRPQQSNQNNQQRPQQDRSSRPVVLNHLSAGEMDARRRALAEAQARDAADAARRAEEEARRQQEEEARRIAEQAEAARLAAEEAARAAEAKVEAPAPVEAKVEAPKPAVQPAAAPVVARRPDAAPQPARPGAPAAETPLNRRRPLNVEEEDRGPSRGGPARGKVVRPEPAKPVTTRPKTEDDRRRGKLTVTTADVDEDGSARGRSLSAMRRRQEKFRRSQMQETREKISREVVLPETITIQELSQRMSERAVDVIKFLMKEGQMMKPGDIIDADLAELIAGEFGHTVKRVSESDVEQGIFNVADEAGELVSRPPVVTIMGHVDHGKTSLLDAIRHANVVAGEAGGITQHIGAYQVEQNGQKITFIDTPGHAAFTAMRARGAQATDIAILVVAADDSVMPQTIESINHAKAAGVPIIVAINKIDKHEANPQKVRTELLQHEVFVESMGGEVLDVEVSAKNGTNLDKLLEAILLQAEILDLKANPNRTAEGTVIEAQLDRGRGSVATVLVQKGTLRPGQIVVAGDQWGRVRALVNDKGEHVKEAGPATPVEVLGLSGAPQAGDKFAVVESESRAREISEYRQRLTRDKAAARLSGQRGSLEQMMTQLQAVGVKEFPLVIKGDVQGSIEAIAGALDKLGTDEVRARIVHSGAGGITESDVSLAEASNAAIIGFNVRANAQARQFAERQGIEIRYYNIIYDLVDDVKAAMSGLLSPERRETFLGNAEILEVFNITKVGKVAGCRVTEGKVERGVGVRLVRDNVVIHEGKLKTLKRFKDEVSEVNVGQECGMAFENYEDIRAGDTIECFRVEHITRTL, from the coding sequence ATGACCGATAGTAAAGACGACAAGACGCTGAGTGTTTCGGGTAAGAAGACCCTCACCCTGAAGCCCTCAGGCGTGAACCAGGGCACCGTGCGCCAGGACATGGGCCGCGGTCGCACCAAGGCGGTCGTGGTCGAAACTCGCAAGCGCCGCCCGCTACGCCCTGAAGACGAAAAGCCGATGATCACCCCGACGACGGCGGCTGCCGCGACGGCATCCGTGACGCGCGTCGCGGAACCGACACCGCAGCCACCGCGCCCGCCGCAGCCGGCTCCGCGCATTCATCAGCCGGGCGGCCAGCAGCAGCGGCCGCAGCAATCCAACCAGAACAACCAGCAGCGCCCGCAGCAGGACCGTTCGTCGCGACCGGTGGTTTTGAACCATCTGTCGGCTGGCGAAATGGATGCGCGCCGCCGTGCGCTTGCCGAAGCCCAGGCCCGTGACGCCGCCGATGCGGCCCGCCGAGCTGAAGAAGAGGCCCGTCGCCAGCAGGAAGAGGAAGCGCGCCGTATCGCCGAGCAGGCTGAAGCTGCCCGGCTCGCCGCCGAAGAGGCTGCCCGCGCCGCCGAGGCCAAGGTCGAGGCGCCCGCACCAGTCGAAGCCAAGGTGGAAGCACCGAAGCCGGCAGTGCAGCCGGCCGCGGCACCTGTTGTTGCCCGACGCCCGGATGCGGCTCCCCAGCCTGCGCGCCCCGGCGCTCCTGCCGCGGAAACGCCGCTCAACCGGCGTCGGCCGCTCAATGTAGAAGAAGAGGATCGTGGTCCGTCGCGTGGCGGCCCCGCGCGCGGCAAGGTGGTGCGCCCCGAGCCGGCAAAGCCGGTCACAACGCGCCCGAAGACGGAAGACGACCGCCGCCGCGGCAAGCTGACGGTAACGACAGCCGATGTCGACGAAGACGGCAGTGCCCGTGGTCGCTCGCTTTCGGCCATGCGCCGCCGTCAAGAAAAGTTCCGCCGCAGCCAGATGCAGGAAACGCGCGAGAAGATCTCACGTGAAGTGGTGCTGCCTGAGACCATCACCATCCAGGAGCTGTCGCAGCGCATGTCCGAACGCGCCGTCGACGTCATCAAGTTCCTGATGAAGGAAGGTCAGATGATGAAGCCGGGCGACATCATCGACGCCGACCTGGCCGAGCTCATCGCCGGCGAATTCGGCCACACGGTCAAGCGCGTTTCGGAATCCGACGTTGAACAGGGCATTTTCAATGTTGCCGACGAAGCCGGCGAACTGGTTTCCCGTCCGCCTGTCGTCACCATCATGGGTCACGTCGACCACGGCAAGACCTCGCTGCTCGACGCCATCCGCCATGCCAACGTGGTCGCCGGCGAAGCCGGCGGCATCACCCAGCATATCGGCGCCTATCAGGTCGAGCAGAACGGTCAGAAGATCACCTTCATCGACACACCCGGCCACGCCGCCTTCACGGCGATGCGTGCCCGCGGCGCCCAGGCGACCGACATTGCCATCCTCGTCGTTGCTGCCGACGACAGCGTGATGCCGCAGACGATCGAATCGATCAACCACGCCAAGGCTGCGGGTGTTCCGATCATCGTGGCCATCAACAAGATCGACAAGCACGAAGCCAATCCGCAGAAGGTCCGTACGGAACTGCTGCAGCACGAAGTCTTCGTCGAATCCATGGGCGGTGAAGTGCTCGACGTGGAAGTTTCCGCGAAGAACGGCACCAACCTCGACAAGCTGCTCGAAGCCATTCTGCTGCAGGCGGAAATCCTTGACCTCAAAGCCAATCCGAACCGCACGGCGGAAGGGACCGTCATCGAAGCTCAGCTCGATCGCGGCCGAGGCTCCGTTGCCACGGTACTTGTGCAGAAGGGCACGCTGCGTCCCGGCCAGATCGTCGTTGCCGGCGATCAGTGGGGCCGTGTGCGCGCGCTGGTCAACGACAAGGGCGAGCATGTGAAGGAAGCAGGCCCGGCCACGCCGGTCGAGGTGCTCGGCCTTTCCGGTGCGCCGCAGGCGGGCGACAAGTTCGCGGTCGTCGAAAGCGAAAGCCGCGCCCGCGAGATCTCGGAATATCGCCAGCGCCTCACCCGCGACAAGGCGGCTGCTCGCCTGTCCGGCCAGCGTGGCTCGCTGGAACAGATGATGACCCAGCTCCAGGCTGTCGGCGTGAAGGAATTCCCGCTGGTGATCAAGGGCGACGTGCAGGGCTCGATCGAAGCCATTGCCGGTGCTCTCGACAAGCTCGGCACCGACGAAGTTCGGGCCCGCATCGTCCATTCGGGCGCAGGCGGGATCACCGAGTCGGATGTGTCGCTGGCCGAAGCCTCCAATGCGGCCATCATCGGCTTCAACGTCCGCGCCAACGCCCAGGCACGTCAGTTCGCCGAACGCCAGGGTATCGAAATCCGCTACTACAACATCATCTACGATCTGGTGGATGACGTGAAGGCGGCGATGTCGGGCCTGCTGTCTCCGGAACGGCGCGAAACCTTCCTCGGCAACGCCGAAATCCTCGAGGTGTTCAACATCACGAAGGTCGGCAAGGTCGCGGGCTGCCGCGTCACCGAAGGCAAGGTCGAGCGCGGCGTCGGCGTCCGTCTGGTGCGCGACAACGTCGTCATCCACGAAGGCAAACTCAAGACGCTCAAGCGCTTCAAGGATGAAGTCTCCGAGGTCAATGTCGGTCAGGAATGCGGTATGGCCTTCGAGAACTACGAGGACATTCGCGCCGGCGATACGATCGAGTGCTTCCGCGTCGAGCATATCACCCGCACGCTGTAA
- a CDS encoding RNA-binding protein encodes MMSTEGPDAPPEDDDLGGDDVNGRMCIVTRESGSPDELIRFVAAPDGTVVPDLKRQLPGRGCWVKLDRALVDKAVAKKLFSRALKAEVTAPSDLGATVDRLLAAQLAGMMNMARKAGQFVSGSSKVDGAVRNGSALAVFHAMDAAADGVRKIDQARKAWHLGMETEKEIPSFRVFTEAEMEELMGQNAFIHAAALAGQAGEGVVKRANLLERYRNGGQSRATGGAGRRKQ; translated from the coding sequence ATGATGAGCACCGAGGGGCCGGACGCACCGCCTGAAGACGATGATCTCGGGGGTGACGACGTGAACGGCCGCATGTGCATCGTAACACGCGAAAGCGGATCGCCGGACGAGCTGATCCGCTTCGTCGCCGCTCCAGACGGAACCGTGGTTCCCGATCTGAAGCGGCAACTGCCGGGACGCGGCTGCTGGGTCAAGCTCGACCGGGCTCTGGTGGACAAGGCAGTGGCGAAGAAACTGTTTTCTCGCGCCCTGAAGGCGGAGGTGACGGCACCGAGCGATCTCGGCGCCACCGTCGACCGCCTTCTTGCGGCACAACTCGCCGGGATGATGAACATGGCGCGCAAGGCGGGCCAGTTCGTCAGCGGCTCGTCGAAGGTGGATGGCGCCGTTCGCAACGGCTCGGCACTTGCCGTGTTCCATGCGATGGATGCTGCCGCCGACGGCGTTCGCAAGATCGATCAGGCACGCAAGGCCTGGCATCTTGGCATGGAGACTGAAAAGGAAATACCGTCATTCCGTGTCTTCACGGAGGCGGAAATGGAAGAACTGATGGGCCAGAACGCTTTTATCCATGCCGCAGCGCTTGCAGGGCAGGCAGGTGAGGGTGTAGTGAAGCGCGCAAACCTGCTCGAACGGTACCGCAACGGCGGTCAGTCCCGGGCAACGGGCGGCGCTGGCCGGCGAAAACAATGA
- the nusA gene encoding transcription termination factor NusA — MAVSANRLELLQIADAVAREKVIDREIVLAAMADAIQKAARSRYGTESNIRADINPKTGEIRLQRLLEVVEKAEDYSTQIPLELARDRNPDAALGDFIADPLPPMDFGRIAAQSAKQVIVQKVREAERDRQFDEFKDRVGEIVNGTVKRVEYGNVIVDLGRGEGIIRRDEMIPRENFRYGDRVRAYVYDVRREQRGPQIFLSRTHPQFMVKLFTMEVPEIYDGIIQVKSVARDPGSRAKIAVISNDSSIDPVGACVGMRGSRVQAVVGELQGEKIDIIPWSSEPANFVVNALQPAEVAKVVLDEDAERIEVVVPDEQLSLAIGRRGQNVRLASQLTGWDIDIMTEAEESERRQKEFNERTNLFMDALDVDEMVGQVLASEGFAAVEELAYVDLDEISSIDGFDEETAQEIQDRAREYLERLEAEMDEKRKTLGVSDELRQINGMTAKMMVALGEDGIKTIEDFAGCAADDLVGWTERKNGETKKFEGLFSKLEVSRVEAEQMVVQARLLAGWITEADLAAEAEEATEDEAEQEA, encoded by the coding sequence ATGGCAGTCAGTGCGAACCGGCTAGAACTTCTGCAGATCGCAGATGCAGTGGCGCGCGAAAAGGTCATCGACCGCGAGATCGTGCTTGCCGCAATGGCAGACGCGATCCAGAAGGCCGCGCGTTCGCGTTATGGCACGGAGTCGAACATCCGCGCCGACATCAACCCGAAGACCGGCGAAATCCGCCTGCAGCGCCTGCTCGAAGTCGTCGAAAAGGCCGAAGACTATTCCACGCAGATCCCGCTGGAACTTGCTCGCGACCGCAACCCGGATGCTGCTCTCGGCGACTTCATCGCCGATCCGCTGCCGCCGATGGATTTCGGCCGCATCGCCGCCCAGTCGGCCAAGCAGGTCATCGTGCAGAAGGTGCGCGAGGCCGAACGTGACCGCCAGTTCGACGAATTCAAGGATCGCGTCGGCGAGATCGTCAACGGCACCGTCAAGCGCGTCGAATACGGCAACGTCATCGTCGACCTCGGCCGTGGCGAAGGCATCATCCGCCGCGACGAGATGATCCCGCGCGAAAACTTCCGCTATGGCGACCGCGTCCGCGCCTATGTCTATGACGTGCGCCGCGAACAGCGCGGTCCGCAGATTTTCCTGTCGCGCACGCATCCGCAGTTCATGGTCAAGCTCTTCACCATGGAAGTTCCGGAAATCTACGACGGCATCATCCAGGTGAAGTCGGTCGCCCGCGATCCCGGCTCCCGCGCCAAGATCGCCGTCATTTCGAACGACTCGTCGATCGATCCGGTCGGTGCCTGCGTCGGTATGCGCGGTTCGCGCGTCCAGGCCGTCGTCGGCGAACTGCAGGGCGAAAAGATCGACATCATTCCGTGGTCCAGCGAGCCGGCGAACTTCGTCGTCAACGCGCTGCAGCCGGCTGAGGTCGCTAAGGTCGTTCTCGATGAGGACGCCGAGCGCATCGAAGTCGTGGTTCCGGACGAACAGCTGTCGCTTGCCATCGGCCGCCGCGGCCAGAACGTCCGCCTCGCCTCGCAGCTGACCGGCTGGGATATCGACATCATGACGGAAGCGGAAGAATCCGAGCGCCGCCAGAAGGAATTCAACGAGCGCACCAATCTATTCATGGATGCGCTCGACGTCGACGAAATGGTCGGCCAGGTTCTGGCCTCCGAAGGCTTTGCCGCAGTCGAGGAACTGGCTTACGTCGACCTCGACGAAATTTCGTCCATCGATGGTTTCGATGAAGAGACCGCCCAGGAAATCCAGGATCGCGCTCGCGAATATCTGGAGCGCCTGGAGGCCGAAATGGACGAGAAGCGCAAGACGCTCGGCGTGTCCGACGAGCTGCGCCAGATCAACGGCATGACCGCAAAGATGATGGTGGCGCTGGGCGAGGACGGCATCAAGACGATCGAGGACTTCGCGGGCTGCGCCGCCGACGATCTCGTCGGCTGGACCGAACGCAAGAACGGCGAAACGAAGAAGTTCGAGGGGCTGTTCTCCAAGCTCGAAGTATCGCGCGTCGAAGCCGAGCAGATGGTCGTGCAGGCCCGCCTGCTCGCCGGCTGGATCACCGAAGCCGATCTCGCCGCCGAGGCCGAAGAGGCCACGGAGGATGAGGCCGAGCAAGAAGCATGA
- the rimP gene encoding ribosome maturation factor RimP, translating into MSEETNADNTNEPRLIVETGLDQRLAAIIEPVLIGMGFRLVRVRLLNQNGLTLQIMTERNDGTMTVEDCEEVSTAISPVLDVEDPIDKAYHLEVSSPGIDRPMVRKSDFSRWIGHLIKCETSILVDNRKRFRGKIADVSADGFTIERDQVAYGEEPKVTIPFSTLAEAKLILTDDLIRDALRADKLAKAQAANQNEADDEEE; encoded by the coding sequence TTGTCGGAAGAGACAAACGCAGACAACACCAACGAACCGCGGTTGATCGTCGAAACCGGCCTTGACCAGCGCCTCGCCGCCATCATCGAGCCCGTGCTCATCGGCATGGGCTTCCGGCTGGTGCGCGTTCGCCTCCTCAATCAGAACGGCCTGACATTGCAGATCATGACCGAGCGCAACGACGGCACCATGACCGTCGAAGATTGCGAAGAAGTCTCGACGGCGATTTCGCCGGTGCTGGATGTGGAAGATCCGATCGATAAAGCGTATCATCTCGAAGTGTCTTCGCCCGGAATCGACCGCCCGATGGTGCGCAAGTCGGATTTCAGCCGCTGGATCGGTCATCTTATCAAGTGCGAGACCTCGATCCTGGTGGACAACCGCAAGCGGTTTCGCGGCAAGATCGCCGATGTCAGCGCCGATGGTTTTACGATCGAGCGCGACCAGGTGGCTTACGGCGAAGAACCGAAGGTAACCATTCCGTTCAGTACGCTGGCAGAGGCCAAGCTGATCCTGACGGACGATCTTATCCGCGATGCGCTGCGCGCCGACAAGCTGGCTAAAGCTCAGGCTGCGAACCAGAACGAAGCGGACGACGAAGAAGAATAA
- a CDS encoding LysR substrate-binding domain-containing protein produces MRRLLPSASALIIFEAAGRHQNFSRAAEELGMSQAAVSLAVRKLEDQLGVPLFHREHRNVELTDIGERFHADVTVGLSRIQKSAEDIRTKGRESNVTLAASTAFGSMWMLPRLARLRADLPDIDLRIQTSVRDLDLDEEPIPLAVRGGDPANWPRYHSAMLAPEIVFPVASPRFIEKRRRPERPEDLLALPLIHLEEPVRAACDWSEWFASAGVRYAPQPRRLTINDYVLVIQAVLAGEGVALGWQHLIEEQLRSGALVAVGRHVLNTNMAFYVVWPRSRELNAPAQRVRDWLIEEGRRSREEDEALRSA; encoded by the coding sequence ATTCGAAGACTACTGCCGTCTGCCTCGGCACTCATCATCTTCGAGGCTGCCGGGCGGCATCAGAATTTTAGCCGCGCGGCCGAGGAGCTGGGCATGAGCCAGGCTGCTGTCTCATTGGCCGTTCGGAAGCTTGAAGATCAGCTTGGCGTGCCGCTCTTCCACCGCGAACATCGGAATGTCGAACTGACCGACATCGGGGAGCGCTTCCACGCGGACGTCACCGTAGGCTTGTCACGCATCCAGAAGTCGGCGGAGGACATTCGAACAAAAGGTCGGGAATCCAATGTTACACTGGCAGCTTCGACTGCCTTCGGTTCCATGTGGATGCTGCCGCGTCTGGCGCGTCTGCGGGCAGACCTTCCGGATATCGATCTGCGCATCCAGACAAGCGTGCGTGATCTCGACCTGGACGAGGAGCCAATTCCACTTGCAGTTCGAGGCGGCGATCCCGCAAATTGGCCGCGTTATCATTCCGCGATGCTGGCACCGGAGATTGTGTTTCCGGTAGCAAGCCCGCGCTTCATAGAAAAGCGGCGGCGCCCGGAGCGCCCTGAAGACCTGCTGGCGCTGCCATTGATCCATCTCGAAGAGCCCGTTCGGGCTGCGTGCGACTGGTCCGAATGGTTTGCGAGCGCCGGGGTACGCTATGCCCCGCAGCCCCGGCGACTGACGATCAATGACTATGTCCTGGTCATCCAGGCTGTTTTGGCGGGCGAAGGTGTCGCGCTCGGTTGGCAACATCTTATCGAAGAACAGCTTCGATCTGGCGCGCTGGTCGCCGTCGGCAGGCATGTCCTGAATACCAATATGGCCTTCTATGTCGTCTGGCCGCGATCAAGGGAACTTAACGCACCTGCGCAGCGTGTACGCGACTGGCTTATCGAAGAAGGAAGACGGAGTCGCGAGGAGGACGAGGCGCTTCGGTCCGCCTGA
- a CDS encoding trimethylamine methyltransferase family protein: MSYGGEYDRGDSRRKGRQTRTQRRAARREGTTKLPGVPYIIRNIPTYDILSEENLQKIERTAERILAEIGIEFRDDPVSVDHWKRAGARVEGVRVRFEPGMLQEIVASAPSEFTQHARNPANNVQIGGKKVVFSPAYGSPFVMDLDKGRRYGTIEDFQNFIKLAQASPWLHHSGGTICEPVDVPVNKRHLDMVYSHIKYSDRAFMGSVTAEERAEDSIEMTRILFGADFVDRNCVILGNVNVNSPLVWDGTMTKSLRAYARANQAAVIVPFILGGAMGPVTNAGAIAQSYAETLAGCALTQLERKGAPVIFGNFLSSMSLRSGSPTFGTPEPAIGSMVIGQLARRLKLPLRCAGNFSNSKLPDGQAMQEGLMSMLSAIHCGANFILHSAGFLDGLLVMSYEKFVMDADLCGALHSYLAGVTVDDNTLAFDAFEEVGPGSHFLGSAHTMRNYQTAFWDSTLSDNEPFEKWSEEGGSTDIATRANRQWKTTLANYEAPPLDNAADEALCDFMARRKASMADGWY; this comes from the coding sequence ATTAGTTATGGAGGCGAATATGACCGAGGCGATAGTCGACGAAAGGGCCGGCAAACGAGGACGCAGCGTCGTGCTGCACGTCGGGAAGGCACCACGAAGCTGCCCGGCGTTCCCTACATTATCCGCAACATTCCGACATACGACATCCTTTCCGAGGAAAACCTTCAGAAGATCGAGCGGACGGCCGAACGTATCCTCGCCGAGATCGGCATCGAGTTTCGCGATGACCCCGTGTCCGTCGACCACTGGAAGCGGGCCGGAGCCCGCGTCGAAGGCGTTCGCGTTCGGTTCGAACCCGGCATGCTGCAGGAGATCGTCGCTTCCGCGCCGAGCGAATTCACTCAGCATGCCCGCAATCCTGCCAACAATGTCCAGATCGGCGGTAAAAAGGTCGTCTTCTCGCCCGCCTACGGCTCGCCCTTCGTCATGGACCTCGACAAGGGTCGCCGCTACGGAACGATCGAAGACTTTCAGAACTTCATCAAGCTCGCCCAGGCAAGCCCTTGGCTGCATCATTCCGGCGGCACGATCTGCGAGCCGGTCGACGTGCCCGTCAACAAGCGCCATCTCGACATGGTCTACAGCCACATCAAGTATTCCGACCGCGCATTCATGGGCTCGGTGACGGCGGAGGAGCGCGCCGAAGATTCGATCGAGATGACGCGTATTCTCTTCGGTGCCGACTTCGTCGATCGAAACTGCGTTATCCTCGGCAACGTCAACGTCAATTCTCCGCTCGTGTGGGATGGGACGATGACGAAGTCGTTGCGAGCCTATGCTCGCGCCAATCAGGCTGCCGTCATCGTGCCCTTCATCCTCGGCGGCGCGATGGGCCCCGTTACCAATGCGGGAGCCATTGCCCAATCCTATGCCGAAACGCTGGCCGGCTGCGCCCTCACGCAGCTCGAACGCAAGGGCGCTCCGGTTATCTTCGGAAATTTCCTATCTTCCATGTCGCTGCGCTCGGGATCGCCCACCTTCGGTACCCCCGAACCCGCCATCGGTTCCATGGTCATTGGTCAGCTTGCCCGGCGGCTGAAACTTCCGCTGAGATGTGCGGGCAATTTCTCCAATTCGAAACTGCCTGATGGCCAAGCCATGCAGGAGGGCCTGATGTCCATGCTGTCGGCCATCCATTGCGGGGCGAACTTCATCCTGCATTCGGCCGGTTTCCTGGATGGTCTGCTCGTAATGTCCTACGAGAAGTTTGTGATGGACGCCGACCTGTGCGGGGCACTGCACTCCTACCTCGCCGGCGTTACGGTCGACGACAATACGCTCGCTTTCGACGCCTTCGAAGAGGTCGGACCCGGCAGCCATTTCCTTGGCTCGGCCCATACTATGCGGAACTACCAGACCGCATTCTGGGATTCGACGCTTTCGGACAACGAGCCCTTCGAGAAATGGAGCGAGGAAGGCGGTTCCACTGACATTGCAACCCGCGCCAACAGACAGTGGAAGACAACACTCGCCAATTATGAAGCACCGCCGTTGGACAACGCTGCCGATGAAGCCCTGTGCGATTTCATGGCAAGACGCAAAGCGTCGATGGCGGACGGCTGGTATTGA
- the recR gene encoding recombination mediator RecR — translation MAKRVTGPEIEKLIQLLAKVPGLGPRSARRAALHLIKKKDQLLGPLSHAMGEAYDKVKICSRCGNVDTVDPCTVCTDDRRDQSVIIVVEDVADLWALERAGAMNAAYHVLGGVLSPLDGVGPDDLNIRGLIERVSEGGVSEIIIAVNATVEGQTTAHYITDQLAGLEVKITRLAHGVPVGGELDYLDEGTLTAALRARTAI, via the coding sequence ATGGCAAAGCGAGTTACCGGTCCCGAAATTGAAAAACTCATCCAGCTTCTGGCGAAGGTGCCGGGCCTCGGCCCACGCTCGGCGCGGCGCGCCGCATTGCACCTGATCAAGAAGAAGGATCAGTTGCTCGGCCCTCTGTCCCATGCCATGGGCGAGGCCTATGACAAGGTGAAGATCTGCTCGCGCTGCGGCAATGTCGATACCGTCGACCCTTGCACCGTTTGCACCGACGACCGCCGCGATCAATCTGTCATCATCGTTGTCGAGGATGTCGCCGATCTCTGGGCGCTGGAGCGCGCCGGCGCGATGAACGCGGCCTATCACGTGCTTGGCGGCGTACTGTCACCGCTCGACGGTGTCGGACCTGACGATCTCAACATCCGCGGGCTGATCGAACGCGTCAGCGAAGGCGGCGTCAGCGAAATCATCATCGCCGTGAATGCGACGGTCGAGGGGCAAACCACAGCACACTATATAACCGACCAGCTTGCCGGCCTTGAGGTGAAAATCACCCGCCTCGCCCATGGAGTACCGGTCGGCGGCGAACTCGACTATCTGGACGAGGGCACGCTAACGGCGGCGTTGCGGGCACGGACGGCGATTTGA
- a CDS encoding MOSC domain-containing protein yields MKILAVCIGDAEILPGKSYRTGINKHAVGGTVMIDTEGIIGDAVCNGEHHGGRDQAVYVEGSLTLDWWSNELGRRLEPGTFGENIVIEGLDNREVAVGDRFIADDLVLEVTSARIPCSTFSAKMGDPKFVKRYTQAGRPGIYCRVIQNGTATAGTPVTYLPYAGARVTMPELMATFGRRLSPEDRARYLSAPIHYKLRALLDEEFVDP; encoded by the coding sequence ATGAAAATTCTGGCCGTCTGCATCGGCGACGCCGAAATATTGCCCGGCAAGAGCTACAGGACCGGCATCAACAAGCACGCGGTCGGCGGTACGGTCATGATCGACACCGAGGGCATCATCGGCGACGCCGTCTGCAATGGCGAACATCACGGTGGACGCGACCAAGCCGTTTATGTGGAAGGTTCGCTGACGCTGGATTGGTGGTCTAATGAACTGGGCCGCAGGCTGGAGCCCGGCACATTCGGCGAAAATATCGTTATCGAAGGGCTCGACAACCGTGAGGTCGCCGTCGGCGACAGATTCATAGCAGACGATTTAGTCCTCGAAGTGACCTCGGCCCGCATCCCCTGCTCGACGTTTTCCGCGAAGATGGGCGATCCGAAATTCGTCAAGCGTTATACGCAAGCAGGCCGGCCGGGCATCTATTGCCGTGTCATCCAAAACGGAACCGCCACCGCCGGAACGCCGGTGACCTACCTTCCCTATGCCGGCGCCAGGGTCACCATGCCGGAATTGATGGCGACTTTCGGCAGACGTTTGTCGCCTGAGGACCGGGCGCGCTATCTCTCCGCGCCTATTCACTACAAACTCAGAGCGCTTCTCGACGAGGAGTTCGTCGACCCTTGA
- a CDS encoding LysE family translocator — MSLTTLLVFAGALFVAAGSPGPSVAALVARVLTKGAHDVLPFLAAMWIGEAIWLTCAVAGLAAIAETFHWAFVAIKWLGVAYLLYLAWKMWFAAADTTEEKLPDAQSPLRLFFAGLTVTMGNPKIMMFYVALLPSIIDIHAVTLVGWVELVATMFVVLAVIDLSWAFFAAKARGFLKSRRAVRMANRASAGTMAGAAVAIAMR, encoded by the coding sequence ATGAGCCTAACGACATTGCTTGTTTTTGCCGGTGCGCTGTTCGTGGCTGCCGGTTCGCCCGGGCCGAGCGTTGCTGCGCTGGTCGCGCGCGTACTGACCAAGGGCGCGCACGACGTGTTGCCGTTCCTGGCCGCCATGTGGATCGGCGAAGCGATCTGGCTGACCTGCGCGGTCGCGGGACTGGCGGCCATTGCCGAAACCTTCCATTGGGCGTTCGTCGCCATCAAATGGCTGGGTGTCGCCTATCTGCTTTATCTCGCCTGGAAAATGTGGTTCGCCGCGGCCGATACGACGGAGGAAAAGTTGCCGGATGCGCAATCGCCGCTCCGCCTCTTCTTCGCGGGCCTGACCGTCACGATGGGCAATCCGAAGATCATGATGTTCTATGTGGCGCTGCTGCCGTCAATCATCGATATCCATGCCGTCACACTGGTCGGCTGGGTCGAGCTGGTGGCGACGATGTTCGTCGTGCTGGCGGTGATCGATCTGAGCTGGGCCTTTTTCGCCGCCAAGGCGCGCGGTTTCTTGAAAAGCCGCCGCGCCGTGCGGATGGCCAACCGCGCCAGCGCCGGTACCATGGCAGGCGCGGCCGTCGCCATCGCCATGCGATAA
- a CDS encoding RBBP9/YdeN family alpha/beta hydrolase — protein sequence MRDIIVLPGLGGSGEGHWQTLWERQNPEMRRFQPASWDRPELADWIAALSREIGRSKTPPVLVVHSLACQLVAHWAALTPTRIRGGFLVSAPDPTGDIYLAEAPSFANPPRRRLPFPSLLVASTDDPFGSLDYAKESAAVWGSKLIDVGPFGHINANSGIGDWPEGRALFESFHATLA from the coding sequence ATGCGCGATATCATCGTCCTGCCCGGCCTTGGCGGCTCGGGGGAAGGTCATTGGCAAACCCTGTGGGAACGGCAGAATCCCGAGATGCGCCGCTTTCAGCCGGCGAGCTGGGACAGGCCGGAATTAGCGGATTGGATCGCCGCGCTCAGCCGGGAGATCGGCCGCTCCAAGACGCCGCCGGTCCTCGTCGTCCATAGCCTCGCCTGCCAGTTGGTCGCGCATTGGGCGGCGTTGACGCCGACAAGAATCCGCGGTGGCTTCCTCGTCTCGGCGCCCGATCCCACAGGCGATATCTATTTGGCCGAGGCCCCGAGCTTCGCCAATCCGCCGCGCCGGCGACTGCCGTTTCCGTCGCTCCTCGTTGCCAGCACCGATGATCCCTTCGGCTCGCTCGACTATGCGAAGGAAAGCGCCGCGGTCTGGGGCAGCAAGTTGATTGATGTCGGCCCATTTGGCCATATCAATGCGAATTCCGGAATCGGCGATTGGCCGGAAGGACGCGCGTTATTCGAATCCTTCCACGCTACTCTTGCCTGA